The genomic interval GCATCTGTGATAGGCTGAATTACAGGACCAAACgggaaaaacatgtttgtgtgacCTGAGGCCTTATGTAAACTGTATCcattaaaacactttgaactttttcacattttgccacaatACATCTGCAgactttaatgtgtttcatgGGATCTTATACAATAAATCCAAACAAAGCAGTaccataacagaaaaaaatcctacTGCAGAACACACCAGTAGCGAGGGTGaaatgcaaagagaaaaacttgGAAGATTTTTGGCTTGAATTTGGGTTACTTTCCAAGATGAGTCTCCCAGCTGAAGAGGGAGAAACTGTGAACATAAATTTTCTGTCATATATTTTCAAATGGATTTAAGCCTGGACATTGGCCATTGATTGGCCATTGTAACATCTATATCATTGCATTGTAGCTCTAGCTGTATGCTTATGGCTGTTctactggaaggtgaacctttaccccagtctcaagtcttttacaTTATCCTTCCACAAATGATATCCatatcttcccatcaactttgAGCAGCTTCCCAGTCTGTACTGAAGAAAGCCCTCTCAGATTCTTTCACTTGAGTTGTTTCtatctgcagctccttcagagttaTCTTTGACCTCCTGATTGCTTCTCTGATAAATCTACTCATGAAGGACTGAGCTGAGCTATGTTCAAAGCTTGAGATATTGTTTTACAACCTAACTCTGCTTCAAGcttctgctgtttgttcactgatgtcCTTTGACAAAGCTCTTAGGTAGCTTTTCAAGGCCTTTGGTTGCAGTGGATTTAGTGGTATCTGAGTGAAGGGGGCTGAACACAAGACACatgcaacacttttcagattttctcattttaagcataaacaatttttgaaaactgtatgttgttttccttccatgTCCCTCTTGTGctattcacacacacaacaaaatgcCAATTTTAATGCTCTTaactctaaaaatgtatttttaatcgTAAAATTAacctttaaatctaaaaaaaagaaacttggatcagaaatgttttagaaatgatACAAACATACTTCTGCGTGGTGTAACGGAAATGCATGATGTGTATTCATGTCCGAGTTTGTGATAGGCCAAATGAAGAAATGGAGATGTATGCACATCAAATAACTGCAGGGTTTCTGTTGCTATGCTAATGTGTTCATGAGGTGAACTGGAAGACAACATGCTGGGATTGGATGTTTTGGCTTGTCTTCTGAGATTTTTGAAGCGTCTTGAATTTCTAACTCAGACAGAAGAACATGCAGAATCATGCAACTCAGATGGATCAGAGGCTCATATTCATTCAGAGGGAGGTTTATTTGAATGTGAGCATGTATATGCTAGGCCTGCTTGTGTTGGGAGACACTGTTGTCATGCACTATGGGTCATGCAGCAATATAAGTTATGGGAGATTCAAATTCCATGCAAACAAGTAGCTGATGGAAGAGGGAGTAGTCGGAGCTTACAATGATCCCAGCCCAGTGTGGAGTCTCCCGGGCCGTGAGTGAGGGGCTGATGGCCAGCATGAGGAAGGCCACGGCTGTGACAGCCACCCctagcagcagctgcagcagggcGACTAGCAGAGGGAATCGACACACTCTGCACTTATTGCCATTCTCTGGTGTTGGGCTGTCATCTCTattcttctctctctgcttcttgTCTGAGGAACCTTTCCGGCCCTGTCCCATTTTTCCTCGTGCCTTCGCACTCTTTCCGTGTTTGTCTTTAAGACTTTTTTCCAGTTCGTTTTCTTTGGGGTGGACGTGTCTCTCTGTTGCCTCCCTGCTCCCTCCCCCTCCCGTCTCCTCCCTGCCCTGACTTTACCAAGCCCAGCTCAGCTGCTatttgaaaacagagaaaagctcTGAACTAATATGGAAAACATTTGGACTGGATTCCTACAGCAGCTCCGATGCCACATATAGAGCAAGCAACATGCTGaggagagaaggaagaggagagaaGGGGGAGGCAGCGAGACACAAAGGGAGCTCCCAACATACGACACAGAGGGGGTTTCTCAGGGTAACACAGGGAAAGTACAGAAGGAAATCAGTAGGTATGAGTTAATAAAAAGCCAATGGGGGTTGGGGCGAGAGGAGGTCACACTTGGTTAGAGCAGGAGTGACTGTATCACTCTTTGTgtcagcactgttacacaagaGCCATATGCTGCCAGCCAGAAAACCGTCACATGACTAACAGGAAGAAGTAATGTGATCACCAGGCATGTGAGGGCATTACAAGGGCTCAGAAATGAGAatctaaatgtgcaaaacagcAGCAAGAGTCACTGGTGTGAGAGCTCCGCACCAGTTTACTGCCTGGTAAACGGCAGTGTTTAAATTCCTGCCGTTTAgcacaaaatgtttgattttgatgGTGTGACAAACAGTGACTGGGAGATTAATAGAAAAGCACAAAGCAAAGCACGTGTTTGTGCACACAGCTGGGCCGCTGCCATGGTTACTGACAACGCAGCTCAGGAGGACAACCCTGCAGCTGCATACAGTAACAAGCTGCACACACTCCACTCTCCATATAGAGCCCTCTGCATATACACAGAgcaggcataacattatgaccactgacaGCTGAAGTGTGtaaaattgattattttgtcATCATGACACCTGTTACTAGATGGGACATCTTAGGTACCaagtaaatatttggtttcaaggttaatgtgtaaaaagcaaaaaataaaaacagggcaAACGTAAGGATTTGATTCAGTTTGACAGGAGTGTGTTCTCTTGTAGGGTGTTCCCAGACTGAAATGGTCAGTCTCTATCAAAAGTGATCCTAGTAAGAAGAATTGTGAACTGGAGACAGGGTGATCAGCAACCATGGTGCAAATGGGAAGTAAAGTCTGGCCTGTGGGCTCCAATCCAACAGATGGGCTACCGTCTCAGGTCACACTGCAGAATAAGTCAAGCTTTGTTCTGAATGAAAGTCACAACAAACAGTGCAACAAACAAATTATCCAATtagttcaaaaagaaaaattgaataGCATTGggaagttcatttattttagtcattgaAATCCAAAAGTGAATCTAACATAGCATACGCACTCAGAGAgacaaatgtcaaatttttacTTCTGATGTTTCCTATTATGACTTGCagcaaatgaaaactgaaaatttggttctcccaaaatgtaaatatattagattaacatttaaatcaatcTATCTCAGATGTTGCTTGGCTGaacaaaacagaagcaaagTATTATAACTTCATAGAAAGTTTTGACTTACCCTGGGTTAGTACTCGGGTTACCCCTTGTCAAACTAATCCTTTAATATCTAACCACAGCACTCTGATGCAGTCATTCATACAAAAGAGGCCTTAAATAAGTATTTTGTACAAATACTAGATATACTTTTCAATGGTCTAGCATTTCTTCTAAGAAAAGACTTTGAGGTTGGGGTGATGTcggtggtaggagtttgtcctgtaaTTATTTGGTGACTGGTTCAAATCCCCTCTCTGACTGTCTCATTtcttgtgtccttgggcaaggcaTTTCACCCACCATGCCTGATGGTAGTGGTACCTCACCTCTGTCAGATCAGGGCAGCTCTGGTTACAATCCAGTAGTTCACCACCATCAGtatgtgaatgtgtgaatgactgaatgtagtgtgaaacACTTTGGGGttctctggacttgataaagtgctattCAAGTTCAGACCATTTACCACTTTAATTAGATGGAGGCAACAAATCGCCAAAATTTCATACTTGAAAACCATGTGTAATAAATCTCTCTGCAAAAAGGTATGATTTTAACTTTCTGCTTTGGATTACTGACAGGAGttaaattttcaataatattctagtTTATTAAGAATCAGATAAGAACATTTGGATATGCAAAACGACATTGCATGAGTACAGACGATTCAGTGTCCCCATTCTGGTCATAATGTTTTGTCTGTTCAACGTTGTTGAGCTTTCTATATTTTATCTATATTTTACCGGAACCGCTTTGcttattttctccaaatataaGGAGCTTATTTCTGTGTAAActataatatgtttttttatgttaatcttGGAGTAATAACTTATTCCATGCCGAGTGGCTTTTAAGTCCATGCTGGTAAAAGACAAGTTTCACTATGATGACACATTTATCTTgccttctgcttttcttctggGGTTATTTCGCACCCATAGATGTTCATGTCTGGAACACAGAACCGATCTCCTTCCAGAACATCATGGAAGCTGGACATTTACATGCTGTTTATGCTGCTTATAATTGCTTGAAGCATATACATGTGGCCCCTTCAAGAATCTGAAAATTGTTCCCAAAGATGAAATAAAGTGAGAGGACCACAATTCTCTTTCCGGTTTCTGAGGCGTTGACTAACAACACATAGCTGCTCCTCCATTTAATTCAAATGTTCAGATGCTTACAAAGTCATCAGACACTAACCTCTGTACTTTCCCATACGCTTTAAAGACAATGTATTTGTTATAGTTTGACTTTTATGGATATTGTGAATTAATATCaatgtaattatttaacaatattgATATTTTCTGGGTACTACTTGTTTAATTCGGACTTTCAAAGCAAGTTCTCAAACTAAAACATCCAAATGATCAGTGGATTATTTGGATCCACAAATGACCGAGTTCATAAATCAGTACAGTATAAACGCGAGCTGTAAAGTTGTAGCAGACGACAGTGCTGAGcgcgaaagaaaaaaaaaaacacctgatcCACTTCCAAAAACTCTCGCTCTCTCCTGCATTCATGCATTTTGCGCATGAATCACGTTTCAGGAGGCAGGTCGTAGCGGCGCGCACTGGATCGCTGCAGGAAGAGCGACACAATTAACTGCTGTTGCAGTCCTCACACAcgcacgcctacacacacacgcacacacacacaccggcacgcctacacacacacacacacacacacgcccgcacctacacacacacacacgcacaaccCTACACACACGCGGTGTAGTAATTACTGGACTTTGCGCTGGTGCAGCCTACACGTGAGACGGAAGCTGTTCCCAGCCAGCGGCGCGCGTGCGCCCTGACAGCAGAGCGGAGCGGTTTTTTGCAAAGTGGCAGCTCCGGCTTCTCTCTCCAGACATCAGTCTGAAACGCAGCTCCACTGGAGGACACACTCTGCGCACCGTCTCCTTCAGCCATCCGGGTTTGAGCCGCCGAGCAACAAAACATCGCCCCCCCTCCCTTCAAAACCAGAAAAGAGAAGCTCAGTGCTAGTTCAGAGGCTACGGAGAAGTGATGGATGAAAGAATACCGCACTTACAGGACAGGCAGTTCATGGAGCACGCAGATTTCCTGGGGTAAGAAAAGCTTTTGGGAAAActcaaagtaattaaaaaatcGGTACAACCTGTTTAATTGCTGCACTTTTATTTGTACTTCAGGATGGATTTCCCCCCGCTTTACATGTGCAAATCTAAACGAGGCATAAAGCGAGAGGACGGTGGGAAGGTGCGCGCTGTTTCATTACACCAATCATGATTCtgaaagttacattaaaacccTAATTAAACTTATTATGACCTATGGAAAACTGTTAAATTTTGACTTCATCTGTCAGCAGGATGCGTATAAGTTACCGCACCGGCTCatagagaagaagaggagagacaGAATTAACGAATGTATTGGGCAGCTGAAGGATCTACTGCCCGAACATCTGAAGCTCTCGGTGAGACActgtattgaaaaaaaaaaaagttttgacgCGCTCTGGAATTTGCGGACTCCACTAAAATTCTTTGTTTCTAACAGACGCTCGGTCATTTGGAGAAAGCGGTGGTGCTGGAGTTAACGCTGAAGCATCTGAACGCACTGACTGCTGTCACCGAGCAGCAGCACCAGAAGATCGTCGCCTTGCAGAATGGTAAGAGACGCATGCCACTGGTTAGgttgtaaacatttaaagataaGCTAGATATTTTGGAAAAACTATGTGCTTAATCATGAACTTCCCtaagaaactagaacaaaactTGAGAAACTTCTTAATGTGGCTTTCTAAATGATCacaacttgtttgttttttttcccgcAGGAGACCGCTCAATGAAACCTCCCATCCACACTGATCTGGATGCGTTCCACTCAGGTTTCCAGACCTGCGCCAAAGAGGTCCTGCAGTACCTGAGCCAAGCGGAGAACTGGACCGCCAGAGAACAGAGATGCGCGCAGCTCATCAACCACCTCCACAAGGTCCTGGCGCAGTTTCAGCCGGACGCACCGCCGCTCCAGCATCAGCTGCCAGCCGGGGACGCGCAGGACGCACAGAAGTCCGACTGTCAAACCAACTGCGTCCCGGTCATCCAGAGGACCCAGGGAGGGGAGCTTAACGAGAACGATACAGACACGGACAGTGGATATGGCGGGGAGGCGGAAAAGAGTGACGGCAAAGACAAAGAGTGTGAGCGCAACAAAGCGGTGAAGATCAAGCAGGAGTTTGGAGATGACAGAGCGGCTAAAAAATCTAAGATGTGCTGGTCAGGGAACGGGGACCCGTCCAGACCAGATATGGCGTTCATGAATTCTCTGATGGGATTAAGCGGTGTGGGACAGCAGACACCGATTTGCATGCCTTTCTACTTCATCAACCCGTCAGCCGCGGCGCCCTATATGCCTTTTTTCGACAAAAGCAACATTGAAAAGTACATGTACCCCGCAGCGGCAGCCCTAGCGTCCCCGTTTCCCTGGCTGTATCCTGCACACGCGTCAG from Xiphophorus maculatus strain JP 163 A chromosome 2, X_maculatus-5.0-male, whole genome shotgun sequence carries:
- the bhlhe41 gene encoding class E basic helix-loop-helix protein 41 isoform X2, coding for MDERIPHLQDRQFMEHADFLGMDFPPLYMCKSKRGIKREDGGKDAYKLPHRLIEKKRRDRINECIGQLKDLLPEHLKLSTLGHLEKAVVLELTLKHLNALTAVTEQQHQKIVALQNGDRSMKPPIHTDLDAFHSGFQTCAKEVLQYLSQAENWTAREQRCAQLINHLHKVLAQFQPDAPPLQHQLPAGDAQDAQKSDCQTNCVPVIQRTQGGELNENDTDTDSGYGGEAEKSDGKDKECERNKAVKIKQEFGDDRAAKKSKMCWSGNGDPSRPDMAFMNSLMGLSGVGQQTPICMPFYFINPSAAAPYMPFFDKSNIEKYMYPAAAALASPFPWLYPAHASAAAAAAAAAVFPGLSAHLGATAQPKDSQLQDDSGSREAEASSPEEHEETPESDDGEGDVDDTSPDSKQSPQEHRFACQTS
- the bhlhe41 gene encoding class E basic helix-loop-helix protein 41 isoform X1: MDERIPHLQDRQFMEHADFLGMDFPPLYMCKSKRGIKREDGGKQDAYKLPHRLIEKKRRDRINECIGQLKDLLPEHLKLSTLGHLEKAVVLELTLKHLNALTAVTEQQHQKIVALQNGDRSMKPPIHTDLDAFHSGFQTCAKEVLQYLSQAENWTAREQRCAQLINHLHKVLAQFQPDAPPLQHQLPAGDAQDAQKSDCQTNCVPVIQRTQGGELNENDTDTDSGYGGEAEKSDGKDKECERNKAVKIKQEFGDDRAAKKSKMCWSGNGDPSRPDMAFMNSLMGLSGVGQQTPICMPFYFINPSAAAPYMPFFDKSNIEKYMYPAAAALASPFPWLYPAHASAAAAAAAAAVFPGLSAHLGATAQPKDSQLQDDSGSREAEASSPEEHEETPESDDGEGDVDDTSPDSKQSPQEHRFACQTS